From the genome of Streptomyces sp. NBC_00659, one region includes:
- a CDS encoding serine hydrolase domain-containing protein yields MRVRTALVGAIAAGIAVTQAGIAAAAPTKDGHAPTRQALEAAVHDGVPGVTATAVDRHGTWSATAGVGDLRTGAPRSTADRYRVGSITKTFISTVLLQLEAEGRLSLDDTVDTWLPGVVRGNGNDGTGITVRQLLNHTSGIFNYTADDGFGATYFTRDGFLRHRYDTLPPGQLVAVALSHKPDFAPGTSWNYSNTNYVLAGMVIEKVTGRSYASQIRDRIIKPLGLHATSLPGTRVTLPSPSSRGYSKLAETTTGPTYDVTALNPSWASSAGEMISDSSDLNRFYTALLRGRLLPREQLREMRTTVAVDGVPGMRYGLGLLEGELSCGVRFWGHDGGIHGSSSVALTTADGRHSLAFNLNGDWAGDAEAVVEAEFCGKRPPATSPSPDRFGSPSQGLSQGLSDRL; encoded by the coding sequence ATGAGGGTTCGTACGGCACTGGTGGGGGCGATCGCCGCGGGGATCGCGGTGACGCAGGCGGGCATCGCTGCGGCGGCGCCCACGAAGGACGGCCACGCGCCGACACGGCAGGCACTGGAAGCGGCCGTGCACGACGGTGTGCCGGGGGTGACGGCGACGGCCGTGGACCGGCACGGCACCTGGTCGGCCACCGCGGGCGTCGGAGATCTGAGGACCGGTGCACCGCGGTCCACGGCCGACCGCTACCGCGTGGGCAGCATCACCAAGACGTTCATCTCCACCGTCCTGCTCCAGCTCGAGGCCGAGGGACGGCTGTCCCTGGACGACACCGTGGACACCTGGCTGCCCGGCGTGGTGCGCGGCAACGGCAACGACGGCACCGGGATCACCGTCCGCCAACTCCTCAACCACACCAGCGGGATCTTCAACTACACGGCCGACGACGGCTTCGGCGCCACGTATTTCACCAGGGACGGATTCCTCCGGCACCGCTACGACACACTGCCCCCCGGACAGCTCGTCGCCGTCGCCCTGTCCCACAAGCCGGACTTCGCGCCGGGCACGTCCTGGAACTACTCCAACACCAACTACGTCCTGGCCGGCATGGTGATCGAGAAGGTCACCGGCCGTTCCTACGCCTCGCAGATCCGCGACCGGATCATCAAGCCCCTCGGCCTGCACGCCACTTCGCTGCCGGGCACCCGGGTCACGCTCCCTTCGCCCAGCAGCAGGGGGTACTCCAAACTGGCCGAGACCACGACGGGACCGACCTACGACGTCACCGCGCTGAACCCCTCCTGGGCTTCCTCCGCGGGGGAGATGATCTCCGACAGCTCCGACCTGAACCGCTTCTACACCGCACTCCTGCGCGGCAGGCTCCTGCCGCGCGAGCAGCTCAGGGAGATGCGGACGACGGTCGCCGTCGACGGCGTCCCGGGCATGCGCTACGGCCTCGGCCTCCTGGAGGGCGAACTGAGCTGCGGCGTCCGTTTCTGGGGCCATGACGGCGGCATCCACGGCTCGTCCAGCGTGGCCCTCACCACCGCGGACGGCCGCCATTCCCTCGCCTTCAACCTCAACGGCGACTGGGCGGGCGACGCCGAAGCCGTCGTCGAGGCGGAGTTCTGCGGGAAGCGGCCGCCCGCGACCAGCCCGTCCCCGGACCGGTTCGGGAGCCCGTCCCAGGGCCTGTCCCAGGGTCTGTCCGACCGGCTCTAG
- a CDS encoding TIGR03767 family metallophosphoesterase, with product MPRIRSVATVPALNRRTLLAATGAVSLSAGIGLALRPQSPAQAATAAQAPAAGSGAHAEGRSATTGPKGPAALAPYTRGTTLGSVATPRSGSTGYRRLGDGAGWKRVVRDELATAKTGRADRRTALAAFVQLTDLHLVDAQHPLRLEYLRSQNKSSWRPQEALTVAGAVSLIERVNSLHGAPATGTPLGFVMTTGDNTDNNSKTELEWFLKVMSGGRITPNSGDPRHYEGVQASGLKTYWQPDAALRDADKQLGFPRLQGFLEAAIRELRSPGLKLPWYSTVGNHDALPLGCYGSRGDSYLTEFAVGGRKLMSLGSAEATTLAKSIKNGSSPKGAAFHDLLRAHAREMRSVTPDEKRAPFTPAEYIKAHLDPAYTGPGPFGHGYSSANLSAGTQYYTFRIAEDVIGVSLDTTDPGGHYQGSIGTAQLRWLEKTLRDNADSYVIVFSHHTSKSMHNTHADPAHPAEARHGGSEVVSLLARFSNTLAWVNGHTHRNEIIPHAAAGNRSFWEIGTASHVDFPQLARVIELVDNKDGTLSLFTTLIESAAPHATDFSDLTQTGLAALYRELSFNAPGARTDLSGTSRDRNTELILKKG from the coding sequence ATGCCGCGCATACGCTCTGTCGCCACCGTACCCGCCCTCAACCGCCGCACCCTGCTGGCCGCCACCGGAGCGGTGTCCCTCTCCGCGGGGATCGGTCTGGCCCTGCGCCCCCAGTCCCCGGCGCAGGCGGCGACGGCCGCCCAGGCGCCCGCCGCCGGCTCCGGCGCCCACGCCGAGGGCCGGTCGGCCACCACCGGCCCGAAGGGACCTGCCGCGCTCGCCCCGTACACCCGCGGCACGACCCTGGGCTCCGTCGCCACCCCGCGCTCCGGCTCCACCGGGTACCGCAGGCTCGGTGACGGCGCCGGCTGGAAGCGGGTCGTGCGCGACGAACTGGCCACGGCCAAGACGGGCCGAGCCGACCGGCGCACCGCGCTCGCCGCGTTCGTGCAGCTCACCGACCTGCACCTGGTCGACGCCCAGCACCCGCTGCGCCTGGAGTACCTGCGCTCCCAGAACAAGAGCTCGTGGCGCCCGCAGGAGGCGCTGACCGTCGCGGGCGCGGTCTCCCTGATCGAGCGGGTCAACTCGCTGCACGGAGCTCCCGCCACCGGAACCCCGCTGGGCTTCGTCATGACCACCGGGGACAACACCGACAACAACTCCAAGACGGAGCTGGAGTGGTTCCTGAAGGTCATGAGCGGCGGCCGCATCACCCCCAACAGCGGTGACCCGCGGCACTACGAGGGCGTCCAGGCCAGCGGTCTGAAGACCTACTGGCAGCCCGACGCCGCCCTGCGCGACGCCGACAAGCAGCTCGGCTTCCCGCGCCTCCAGGGCTTCCTGGAGGCGGCCATCCGCGAACTGCGCAGCCCCGGCCTGAAGCTGCCCTGGTACTCCACCGTCGGCAACCATGACGCGCTCCCGCTCGGCTGCTACGGATCACGCGGCGACTCCTACCTCACCGAGTTCGCCGTCGGCGGCAGGAAGCTGATGTCACTGGGCTCGGCGGAGGCCACCACGCTGGCCAAGAGCATCAAGAACGGCAGCAGCCCCAAGGGCGCCGCGTTCCACGACCTGCTCAGGGCGCACGCCCGCGAGATGCGCTCGGTCACGCCCGACGAGAAGCGCGCCCCGTTCACCCCCGCCGAGTACATCAAGGCGCACCTCGACCCGGCGTACACCGGGCCGGGCCCGTTCGGCCACGGCTACTCGTCCGCGAACCTCTCCGCGGGCACCCAGTACTACACGTTCCGGATCGCCGAGGACGTCATCGGCGTCAGCCTGGACACCACCGACCCCGGCGGCCACTACCAGGGCTCCATCGGCACGGCTCAGCTGCGCTGGCTGGAGAAGACGCTGCGCGACAACGCGGACTCGTACGTCATCGTCTTCAGCCATCACACCAGCAAGAGCATGCACAACACCCACGCCGACCCCGCCCACCCGGCCGAGGCGCGGCACGGCGGCAGCGAGGTCGTCTCCCTGCTCGCCCGCTTCAGCAACACGCTGGCCTGGGTGAACGGCCACACCCACAGGAACGAGATCATCCCGCACGCCGCCGCCGGCAACCGTTCCTTCTGGGAGATCGGCACCGCCTCCCACGTCGACTTCCCCCAGCTCGCCCGCGTCATCGAGCTGGTGGACAACAAGGACGGCACGCTCTCGCTGTTCACCACCCTCATCGAGTCCGCGGCCCCGCACGCCACGGACTTCTCCGACCTCACCCAGACGGGCCTCGCGGCGCTGTACCGCGAACTCTCCTTCAACGCCCCCGGCGCCCGCACCGACCTGTCGGGCACCTCACGCGACCGCAACACCGAGCTGATCCTGAAGAAGGGCTGA
- a CDS encoding pyridoxamine 5'-phosphate oxidase family protein, whose product MTYHSGSRAIQDRVGVRDLADHVGRSVGQGIRPVVAAFLELQPMLVVGAAVPEGGTEGDRDPGTAGGGVWASLLTGEPGFVRATGARQISVAGGLAAGDPLTAALTTPGTAVGTIALDPRTRRRMRLNGRVRPTPRGFAVEADQVFANCPKYLQKRQMYETVTGRTAGVARRGSELTPFQREFVEAADTFFLATVHAHGADASHRGGNPGFVHVDTPGELSWPDYPGNSMFLTLGNLAADPRAGLLFLDWTSGTALQLTGTARTEFTPDGERTVRFTLAEAVETSAASPLRWSPPAYSPANP is encoded by the coding sequence ATGACGTATCACTCCGGCTCGCGGGCGATCCAGGACCGTGTCGGCGTCCGGGACCTCGCCGACCATGTGGGCCGGTCCGTCGGCCAGGGCATCCGCCCGGTGGTCGCCGCGTTCCTCGAACTCCAGCCCATGCTGGTCGTCGGCGCGGCGGTCCCCGAGGGCGGGACGGAAGGGGACCGCGACCCCGGGACGGCCGGTGGCGGGGTGTGGGCCTCGCTGCTCACCGGGGAGCCGGGATTCGTGCGGGCCACCGGCGCCCGGCAGATCTCGGTCGCGGGCGGCCTCGCGGCGGGTGATCCGCTCACCGCCGCGCTCACCACCCCGGGCACCGCTGTCGGCACCATCGCACTCGACCCGCGCACCCGTCGCCGTATGCGCCTCAACGGCCGGGTCCGGCCCACTCCGCGCGGCTTCGCCGTCGAGGCCGACCAGGTCTTCGCCAACTGCCCCAAGTACCTCCAGAAGAGGCAGATGTACGAGACGGTGACCGGCCGCACGGCGGGCGTTGCCCGGCGTGGCAGTGAACTCACCCCCTTCCAGCGGGAGTTCGTCGAGGCCGCCGACACCTTCTTTCTCGCCACGGTCCACGCGCACGGCGCCGACGCGAGCCACCGCGGCGGCAACCCCGGCTTCGTGCATGTCGACACACCCGGCGAACTGAGCTGGCCCGACTACCCCGGGAACTCCATGTTCCTGACCCTCGGCAACCTCGCGGCCGATCCGCGTGCCGGTCTGCTCTTCCTGGACTGGACATCGGGAACGGCGCTCCAGCTCACCGGTACGGCCCGCACGGAGTTCACCCCCGACGGCGAACGGACCGTCCGCTTCACCCTCGCCGAAGCCGTCGAGACGTCCGCCGCCAGCCCGCTGCGCTGGTCCCCGCCCGCGTACTCACCGGCGAATCCGTGA
- a CDS encoding CGNR zinc finger domain-containing protein, protein MSTSPDPRPLTGEPVSLDLLNTRWVHEGAVRDLLADTEGLAVWLAGNGLGFPADDTVLRHTLEARDALRAAVDAPHGEAARPGSRFPAQAAARVDAVLAHGRVRLTLTDQGPGGTPEFDDPAWGPAWLAARDYLELLQAAPDRIRRCAHEACVLHFFDTSRNGTRRWCSMAACGNRAKASRHYARTKES, encoded by the coding sequence ATGTCCACCAGCCCCGACCCCCGCCCCCTCACCGGCGAGCCGGTCTCGCTCGACCTGCTCAACACCCGCTGGGTCCACGAGGGCGCGGTACGGGACCTGCTGGCCGACACCGAGGGCCTCGCGGTGTGGCTGGCGGGCAACGGGCTCGGCTTCCCGGCCGACGACACCGTCCTGCGGCACACGCTCGAAGCCCGCGACGCCCTGCGCGCCGCGGTCGACGCCCCCCACGGCGAGGCCGCCCGGCCAGGCTCCCGGTTTCCGGCACAGGCCGCCGCCCGCGTCGACGCCGTCCTCGCGCACGGACGCGTCCGCCTGACGCTGACCGATCAAGGGCCGGGCGGAACACCGGAGTTCGACGACCCCGCCTGGGGCCCGGCCTGGCTCGCCGCGCGCGACTATCTGGAACTGCTCCAGGCCGCTCCGGACCGCATCCGCCGCTGCGCCCACGAGGCGTGCGTCCTGCACTTCTTCGACACCTCACGGAACGGCACCCGCCGCTGGTGCTCGATGGCGGCCTGCGGTAACCGCGCGAAGGCGTCCCGCCACTACGCGCGCACAAAAGAGAGCTGA
- a CDS encoding S8 family serine peptidase, which translates to MTSDPQRAPISGARRVARLAMAAGLVAALSAAGPIPMAFSADTDAPTADPGTKSAAAKLGSADADLLTEAKANGDKNVTMMIATAPGQTEQVAEELDAVKGGSVGRTYDKLGYVRATVPTGKADSAIAAAAKLSSVHGIDLRQEIALDDPTPSADTAKHGSNASTAATYPGPGKKTPAENPYNPSFETGAVDFVQDHPKADGRGVTIGILDSGVDLGHPALQKTTTGERKIVDWVTSTDPILDSDGTWRRMTNPVSGPSFSYGGVSWKAPAGDYQVNLFRESATAGGDAAGDANRDGDTTDAWGILYDPAAGTVRVDLNNNFDFTDDTPMKPYKDGFQVGYFGTDNPATDVVERQPFVVEIRKDVPTDPYGGDWVGKKADFVNIGVIESEHGTHVAGITSANGLFGGKMSGAAPGAKIVSSRACTWTGGCTNVALTEGMIDLVANRGVDIVNMSIGGLPALNDGNNARSELYTRLIDTYGVQLVISAGNSGPGANTIGDPGLADKVISVGATISKETWAANYGSQVEKKYAMLPFSSRGPREDGGFTPTLSAPGASINSTQTWLPGSPVAEAGYTLPAGYSMLQGTSMASPQAAGASALLLSAAKQKGISLTPATLRTALTSTADHIKGVQAYAEGAGLINIGDAWDSIKDGATAHDYTVKAPVDTAIDFALKTPGFGTGLYDREGGLKAGQRKTYDITVTRTSGSDRPVRHELSFENNAGGTFRILGKDEVYLPLNQPVTVKVQAAPESAGLKSAILEVDDPRTEGVDKQILSTVVVSSPLKYTYSASSSVQRNSTTSYFVTVPEGAKSLEAAIGGLKDKSQTRFIAIHPYGVPVDNTSTPYCYNNYLDGNGCKPDVRSYADPQPGVWEIEVEARRTSPLLDNPYKLDVAVLGAAFDPAVVTVPEAKVGTPATASWKVTNNFAAIDGKLKGGPLGSSKNARPTIADGATQTTTVEVPAGAASLDVVIGNVSDNAADLDLTVYNAAGAVVGQSADGDSEEAVSIASPAAGTYTIEVAGYSVPSGSTAYDYQDVFFSSALGTVTVDDSTPVKLATGASATVSGSVTAAAAAPEGREFFGQVQLVNARGTVAGLGSVKIEKVTP; encoded by the coding sequence ATGACCTCCGACCCTCAGCGCGCCCCGATATCCGGCGCGAGACGCGTGGCCCGCCTGGCCATGGCAGCGGGCCTGGTGGCCGCGCTCTCCGCGGCCGGGCCGATACCCATGGCCTTCTCCGCGGACACGGACGCGCCCACGGCCGACCCGGGCACCAAGTCCGCCGCCGCCAAGCTCGGTTCGGCCGACGCCGACCTCCTGACCGAGGCCAAGGCCAACGGCGACAAGAACGTCACGATGATGATCGCGACGGCTCCCGGCCAGACCGAGCAGGTCGCCGAGGAGCTCGACGCGGTCAAGGGCGGCTCGGTGGGCCGCACCTACGACAAGCTCGGCTACGTCCGGGCGACCGTCCCGACGGGCAAGGCGGACTCGGCCATCGCCGCCGCCGCGAAGCTCTCCTCGGTGCACGGGATCGACCTGCGCCAGGAGATCGCGCTGGACGACCCGACCCCGAGCGCCGACACGGCCAAGCACGGCAGCAACGCCTCCACGGCCGCCACCTACCCGGGTCCCGGCAAGAAGACCCCCGCCGAGAACCCGTACAACCCGTCCTTCGAGACGGGCGCCGTGGACTTCGTGCAGGACCACCCGAAGGCGGACGGCCGGGGCGTCACCATCGGCATCCTGGACTCGGGCGTCGACCTGGGCCACCCCGCCCTGCAGAAGACCACCACCGGCGAGCGCAAGATCGTCGACTGGGTCACCTCGACCGACCCGATCCTCGACAGCGACGGCACCTGGCGTCGGATGACCAACCCGGTCAGCGGTCCGTCGTTCTCCTACGGCGGCGTCAGCTGGAAGGCACCCGCGGGCGACTACCAGGTCAACCTGTTCCGTGAGTCCGCGACGGCCGGAGGGGACGCCGCGGGCGACGCCAACCGGGACGGCGACACCACCGACGCCTGGGGCATCCTCTACGATCCGGCCGCCGGTACCGTCCGCGTCGACCTGAACAACAACTTCGACTTCACCGACGACACGCCGATGAAGCCGTACAAGGACGGTTTCCAGGTCGGCTACTTCGGTACCGACAACCCGGCGACGGACGTCGTCGAGCGGCAGCCGTTCGTCGTGGAGATCCGCAAGGACGTGCCCACCGACCCGTACGGCGGCGACTGGGTCGGCAAGAAGGCCGACTTCGTCAACATCGGCGTCATCGAGTCCGAGCACGGTACGCACGTCGCGGGCATCACCTCCGCCAACGGCCTGTTCGGCGGGAAGATGAGCGGCGCCGCGCCCGGCGCGAAGATCGTCTCCTCGCGTGCCTGCACCTGGACCGGCGGCTGCACCAACGTCGCGCTCACCGAGGGCATGATCGACCTCGTCGCCAACCGCGGCGTGGACATCGTCAACATGTCCATCGGCGGTCTGCCCGCGCTCAACGACGGCAACAACGCGCGCTCCGAGCTCTACACGCGTCTCATCGACACCTACGGCGTCCAGCTCGTGATCTCCGCGGGCAACTCCGGCCCCGGCGCGAACACGATCGGTGACCCGGGCCTGGCCGACAAGGTCATCTCGGTCGGCGCGACCATCTCCAAGGAGACCTGGGCCGCCAACTACGGCTCGCAGGTGGAGAAGAAGTACGCGATGCTGCCCTTCTCCTCGCGCGGCCCGCGTGAGGACGGCGGCTTCACGCCGACGCTGAGCGCGCCCGGCGCCTCCATCAACTCCACCCAGACCTGGCTGCCGGGCTCCCCGGTCGCCGAGGCGGGCTACACCCTTCCGGCCGGCTACTCGATGCTCCAGGGCACCTCGATGGCGTCCCCGCAGGCCGCGGGCGCCTCGGCGCTGCTGCTGAGCGCGGCGAAGCAGAAGGGCATCAGCCTCACCCCGGCCACCCTGCGCACCGCGCTGACCTCGACCGCCGACCACATCAAGGGCGTTCAGGCGTACGCGGAGGGTGCGGGTCTCATCAACATCGGTGACGCCTGGGACTCCATCAAGGACGGCGCCACCGCCCACGACTACACCGTCAAGGCCCCGGTCGACACCGCGATCGACTTCGCGCTGAAGACCCCGGGCTTCGGTACCGGTCTGTACGACCGCGAGGGCGGCCTCAAGGCGGGCCAGCGCAAGACGTACGACATCACCGTCACGCGTACGTCGGGCTCGGACCGGCCGGTCCGGCACGAGCTCTCCTTCGAGAACAACGCCGGCGGCACCTTCCGGATCCTCGGCAAGGACGAGGTGTACCTCCCGCTGAACCAGCCGGTGACCGTCAAGGTCCAGGCGGCGCCGGAGTCGGCCGGGCTCAAGAGCGCGATCCTGGAGGTCGACGACCCGCGCACCGAGGGCGTCGACAAGCAGATCCTCTCGACCGTCGTCGTCTCCTCGCCGCTGAAGTACACCTACAGCGCGTCGAGTTCGGTGCAGCGCAACAGCACCACCTCGTACTTCGTGACGGTCCCCGAGGGCGCCAAGTCCCTGGAGGCCGCGATCGGCGGGCTGAAGGACAAGAGCCAGACCCGGTTCATCGCGATCCACCCGTACGGCGTTCCGGTCGACAACACCAGCACCCCGTACTGCTACAACAACTACCTCGACGGCAACGGCTGCAAGCCCGACGTGCGTTCGTACGCGGACCCGCAGCCCGGCGTCTGGGAGATCGAGGTCGAGGCGCGCCGCACCTCGCCGCTGCTCGACAACCCGTACAAGCTGGATGTCGCCGTGCTCGGCGCGGCCTTCGACCCGGCCGTCGTGACCGTCCCCGAGGCCAAGGTCGGCACCCCGGCCACCGCCTCCTGGAAGGTGACGAACAACTTCGCCGCGATCGACGGCAAGCTGAAGGGCGGTCCGCTCGGTTCCTCCAAGAACGCGCGGCCGACCATCGCCGACGGCGCGACGCAGACCACCACGGTCGAGGTGCCCGCGGGCGCCGCGTCGCTCGACGTGGTCATCGGCAACGTCTCCGACAACGCCGCCGACCTCGACCTGACGGTGTACAACGCCGCCGGGGCCGTCGTCGGGCAGTCCGCGGACGGTGACTCGGAGGAGGCCGTCTCCATCGCCTCCCCCGCCGCCGGTACGTACACCATCGAGGTCGCGGGCTATTCGGTCCCGTCGGGTTCGACGGCGTACGACTACCAGGACGTGTTCTTCTCCAGCGCGCTCGGCACGGTCACGGTCGACGACTCCACCCCGGTGAAGCTCGCCACCGGCGCGTCGGCCACGGTGTCCGGCTCGGTCACCGCCGCCGCGGCGGCACCCGAGGGACGCGAGTTCTTCGGTCAGGTCCAGCTGGTGAACGCGCGCGGCACGGTCGCGGGCCTCGGCAGCGTGAAGATCGAGAAGGTCACGCCGTAG
- a CDS encoding sigma-70 family RNA polymerase sigma factor: protein MLRRRTRRAPGADDPLDATQERRVRAVLALGGVPQADLPDGVQQVRLRLLERAAKGDEAPRDVSAWAAVVASNLAMDWHRAKRRQERLGERLASLRQPAQPSDEESSVLSLAVAQGLDELPDPQRQVLVLRFYADLPVRDIADELGIPEGTVKSRLHTAVRALRARLHEDEVV from the coding sequence GTGCTGCGCAGAAGGACACGTCGGGCACCGGGGGCGGACGACCCCCTGGACGCGACGCAGGAACGCCGGGTACGGGCGGTGCTCGCGCTCGGCGGCGTACCGCAGGCGGACCTGCCGGACGGGGTACAGCAGGTCCGGCTGCGGTTGCTGGAGCGGGCCGCCAAGGGGGACGAGGCGCCACGGGACGTGTCCGCCTGGGCGGCGGTCGTCGCCTCGAACCTGGCGATGGACTGGCACCGGGCCAAGCGCCGGCAGGAGCGGCTGGGGGAACGGCTCGCCTCGCTGCGCCAGCCGGCGCAGCCCTCGGACGAGGAGTCCAGTGTGCTCTCGCTGGCCGTCGCCCAGGGCCTGGACGAACTGCCCGACCCCCAGCGCCAGGTTCTCGTCCTGCGGTTCTACGCCGACCTGCCGGTGCGGGACATCGCCGACGAGCTCGGCATACCCGAGGGCACGGTCAAGAGCAGGCTGCACACGGCGGTCCGCGCGCTGCGCGCCCGCCTGCACGAGGACGAGGTGGTGTGA
- a CDS encoding aspartate-semialdehyde dehydrogenase, producing the protein MRVGIVGATGMVGTAMRKILVERDFPVEELRLFASARSAGTVVDGVTVEDASTADYSGLDIVLFSAGGATSKALCEKVASQGAVVIDNSSAWRRDPEVPLVVSEVNPHAIADRPKGIIANPNCTTMAAMPVLKPLHEEAGLEALVVATYQAVSGSGVAGVAELHGQALKVVGEADGLTHDGEAVDFPEPQVYKRPIAFNVLPLAGSIVEDGLNETDEEQKLRNESRKILEIPALKVSGTCVRVPVFSGHSLQVNARFARPLSAERATELLAGAPGVVLSDIPTPLQAAGKDASYVGRIRPDETVEHGLALFVSSDNLRKGAALNAVQIAELVAAELNEG; encoded by the coding sequence GTGAGGGTCGGAATCGTCGGAGCCACCGGTATGGTCGGCACAGCCATGCGCAAGATCCTCGTCGAGCGGGACTTCCCGGTCGAGGAACTGCGTCTGTTCGCCTCGGCCCGTTCGGCCGGGACGGTCGTCGACGGGGTCACGGTGGAGGACGCTTCCACGGCGGACTACTCGGGCCTGGACATCGTGCTGTTCTCTGCGGGCGGGGCCACCTCCAAGGCGCTGTGCGAGAAGGTCGCCTCCCAGGGCGCCGTCGTGATCGACAACTCCTCCGCCTGGCGCAGGGACCCCGAGGTACCCCTCGTCGTCTCCGAGGTGAACCCGCACGCGATCGCCGACCGCCCCAAGGGCATCATCGCCAACCCGAACTGCACGACGATGGCCGCGATGCCGGTCCTGAAGCCGCTGCACGAGGAAGCGGGCCTCGAGGCGCTGGTCGTCGCCACCTACCAGGCGGTGTCCGGCTCGGGCGTCGCCGGTGTGGCGGAGCTGCACGGCCAGGCACTGAAGGTCGTCGGTGAGGCCGACGGGCTGACCCACGACGGCGAGGCGGTCGACTTCCCCGAGCCGCAGGTCTACAAGCGCCCCATCGCCTTCAACGTGCTCCCCCTCGCGGGTTCGATCGTCGAGGACGGTCTGAACGAGACGGACGAGGAGCAGAAGCTCCGCAACGAGTCCCGCAAGATCCTGGAGATCCCGGCCCTCAAGGTCTCCGGCACCTGCGTCCGGGTCCCGGTCTTCTCCGGCCACTCCCTCCAGGTGAACGCCCGCTTCGCCCGCCCGCTCTCGGCCGAGCGCGCCACCGAGCTGCTCGCGGGCGCCCCGGGTGTCGTCCTCTCCGACATCCCGACCCCCCTCCAGGCCGCCGGCAAGGACGCCTCGTACGTCGGGCGCATCCGGCCGGACGAGACCGTCGAACACGGGCTCGCGCTGTTCGTCTCCAGCGACAACCTCCGCAAGGGTGCCGCGCTGAACGCGGTCCAGATCGCGGAGCTGGTGGCGGCCGAGCTCAACGAGGGCTGA